In the genome of Christensenella timonensis, one region contains:
- a CDS encoding ABC transporter permease — MMAKAKAVKEKKGLSTELFLVMIIVVYCIIVSIVNPEFLNAATLFDMVKSAAPTMVVAMGLLLVVISGGIDVSFTAIAIFGGYVATTTLMSTGVNNILVAFLIACAIGLGLGLLNAVLIHVTRMEPFIITLATSGLYQGFLLTFIGTKNIGSVDIPKAITEFGNAKLFAFKDDFGSEVGLSVFIVIIVAVIVLTWFILHKTMLGKSIFALGCSQEAARRAGFNIWKTHLFVYGYMGILSGIMGMLYIAGINACNPVTLVGTELTIVAAVIIGGAKVSGGQGTILGTILGVVIMYLLNTTLIFLGLSSSWNDLFLGLILIFSIVMTSWQERKKNRKMFIFTE, encoded by the coding sequence ATGATGGCGAAAGCAAAAGCAGTCAAAGAGAAAAAAGGACTATCGACCGAATTGTTCCTGGTCATGATCATTGTAGTATATTGTATCATCGTTTCTATCGTGAACCCCGAGTTTTTGAACGCGGCAACGCTGTTTGATATGGTAAAATCGGCAGCGCCGACGATGGTCGTCGCGATGGGCCTGCTGCTCGTCGTGATATCCGGCGGTATCGACGTATCGTTTACGGCGATCGCGATTTTCGGCGGCTATGTGGCGACGACGACGCTGATGTCGACAGGGGTCAACAACATTTTGGTGGCATTCCTGATCGCCTGTGCCATCGGCCTTGGGCTGGGGCTTCTCAATGCCGTGCTCATCCATGTGACAAGGATGGAGCCTTTTATCATTACGCTGGCAACGTCGGGGCTTTACCAGGGGTTTTTGCTCACGTTTATCGGCACAAAGAACATTGGTTCTGTCGATATCCCCAAAGCGATTACCGAATTCGGCAACGCGAAGCTGTTCGCGTTCAAGGATGATTTCGGCAGCGAGGTCGGGCTTTCCGTCTTTATCGTCATTATTGTGGCAGTCATTGTCCTGACATGGTTCATCCTGCATAAGACGATGCTGGGCAAAAGCATCTTTGCACTGGGGTGCTCGCAGGAGGCAGCGCGCAGGGCGGGCTTCAATATCTGGAAGACTCACCTTTTCGTATATGGCTACATGGGCATCTTGAGCGGCATCATGGGCATGCTCTACATCGCGGGCATCAATGCATGCAACCCGGTCACGCTCGTCGGGACGGAGCTTACCATCGTCGCGGCGGTCATCATCGGCGGGGCAAAAGTTTCCGGCGGACAGGGCACCATACTGGGTACGATCCTGGGTGTAGTCATCATGTATCTTTTGAATACGACTCTTATCTTCTTAGGCCTTTCTTCCTCGTGGAACGACCTGTTCTTAGGGTTGATCCTGATTTTCAGCATCGTCATGACGTCCTGGCAGGAAAGAAAGAAAAACCGGAAGATGTTCATCTTCACAGAATAA
- a CDS encoding patatin-like phospholipase family protein, whose protein sequence is MTGLVDCGGGMRGIYTSGIYDYLLDHDITIEYGIGVSAGAANMISYLAGQRGRTLTFFADYTFRREYMGLGNWFKSGNYLNLEYIYSTLTNRGGEYPLDYDSFLRSTCAYHVVATEAATGKPHYFTRKDLSQDSYDVLKASCAIPLACRPYPVQGKLYFDGGVSDPIPYRKAFADGCDKVVVLITRQESYVKEKQKNMRLLAWALRKYPQVVRLLRHRHEAYNQAIAGVKELAAQGKILLVAPCDECGVNTLTKDRDAFLKLYQKGYGDGGRVAAFLQENKKP, encoded by the coding sequence ATGACGGGACTTGTTGACTGTGGCGGGGGGATGCGGGGCATCTATACCTCCGGCATCTATGATTACTTATTGGATCACGATATCACAATAGAATACGGGATCGGCGTATCCGCGGGCGCGGCAAATATGATCTCCTATCTCGCCGGGCAACGCGGCCGTACGCTTACCTTTTTTGCGGACTATACGTTCCGCAGGGAATATATGGGGCTGGGCAACTGGTTCAAAAGCGGAAATTACCTCAATCTTGAATATATTTACTCGACCCTGACAAACCGCGGCGGAGAATACCCGCTCGACTACGATTCCTTCTTAAGGAGTACCTGCGCATACCATGTCGTCGCTACAGAGGCCGCAACGGGAAAACCGCATTACTTTACGCGCAAAGACCTCTCACAGGACAGCTACGATGTCCTGAAAGCCTCCTGTGCCATCCCGCTTGCCTGCCGGCCATATCCCGTGCAGGGCAAGCTGTATTTCGACGGCGGCGTCTCGGATCCTATCCCCTATCGGAAGGCGTTTGCGGACGGATGCGACAAGGTTGTCGTATTGATCACGCGGCAGGAAAGCTATGTCAAGGAAAAACAAAAGAATATGCGCCTCCTTGCATGGGCATTGCGTAAATATCCTCAGGTCGTGCGCCTGCTCAGGCACCGCCACGAGGCCTATAACCAGGCGATCGCCGGGGTTAAGGAACTGGCGGCACAGGGAAAAATCCTGTTGGTCGCCCCCTGCGACGAATGTGGCGTAAACACACTGACAAAGGATCGGGACGCATTTTTGAAGCTGTACCAAAAAGGATATGGCGACGGCGGGCGGGTCGCGGCCTTTTTACAGGAAAACAAAAAGCCCTAA
- a CDS encoding ABC transporter permease — translation MQKLKALLRKDLNFSILIFVTIGILIAMAVVLGDKMYNERNLSSMAFQVSEFAVLSLGMGLAMLLGGIDLSIVANANLAGICAAFVMTNEGIASSMGAGGSIVLAVIVALVVATACGTLNGTLIAKFSVNPIVATLGTMILYNGISMASTGGKGVTGFPTEFTAFGTAELGAVPWVFILFLLTAIVLMFVMGRTGFGKKVYMIGENHTAARFSAINNEKDVIIIYAMAGLMAGIAGLMIIARVNSAKVGYGDTYLLQAILVCVLGGISPSGGKGKILGIILALIAVQVLQSAFTLWQFTPYAKKMIWGLMLIGILFLNKLVDSMDVKRQKKLLHQQLQKQATANE, via the coding sequence ATGCAGAAATTAAAGGCCTTACTACGAAAAGATTTGAATTTCAGCATCTTGATTTTTGTTACGATAGGGATTCTTATCGCAATGGCTGTGGTGCTGGGAGACAAAATGTATAATGAGAGGAACCTCTCGAGCATGGCGTTCCAGGTTTCGGAATTCGCGGTACTCTCGCTCGGTATGGGACTGGCGATGCTCCTGGGAGGGATCGACCTTTCTATCGTTGCGAATGCCAACCTCGCAGGTATTTGTGCGGCGTTCGTGATGACGAACGAGGGAATCGCTTCCTCTATGGGCGCGGGCGGCTCCATCGTCCTGGCGGTCATCGTGGCGCTCGTCGTGGCAACGGCGTGCGGCACATTAAACGGTACGCTGATCGCGAAGTTTTCGGTCAACCCGATCGTCGCCACATTGGGAACAATGATCCTCTACAACGGGATCAGCATGGCGTCTACGGGCGGCAAGGGCGTTACCGGGTTCCCGACGGAATTCACAGCCTTTGGCACGGCGGAGCTGGGCGCGGTTCCGTGGGTATTTATCCTTTTCCTGTTGACGGCGATCGTCCTGATGTTTGTTATGGGACGCACGGGTTTTGGTAAAAAAGTGTATATGATCGGTGAGAACCACACGGCTGCACGCTTTTCCGCCATCAACAACGAAAAAGACGTGATCATCATTTACGCGATGGCAGGCCTGATGGCAGGTATCGCCGGCCTGATGATCATTGCCCGCGTCAATTCGGCAAAGGTCGGCTATGGCGACACATATCTTTTGCAGGCGATCCTCGTTTGCGTACTCGGCGGCATCAGCCCGTCCGGCGGTAAAGGCAAAATATTGGGGATCATTCTCGCGCTGATCGCGGTACAGGTACTGCAAAGCGCCTTCACGCTGTGGCAGTTCACGCCGTACGCAAAGAAGATGATCTGGGGTCTCATGCTGATCGGTATCCTGTTCCTCAACAAGCTGGTCGACTCTATGGATGTCAAACGGCAGAAAAAGCTGTTGCACCAGCAGCTTCAAAAACAGGCTACGGCAAACGAGTGA
- the dhaL gene encoding dihydroxyacetone kinase subunit DhaL: MEQFKNSDGKVIVEKMIKVIQENKDYLGTVDGAIGDGDHGINMNKGFTICAERIAGQDCTFSEALVTLGDVLLSEIGGSMGPIYGTLFIEMGETSQDKEEIDSALFLEMVKNAVEGLSALVDARIGDKTLMDVMLPAEAALEKAVAEGKPFDAALDDFAAAAESGRDSTKDMVAKFGRASRLGERSRGVLDAGSVSCALLLRSMSDAIQAM; the protein is encoded by the coding sequence ATGGAACAATTTAAAAACAGCGACGGCAAAGTGATCGTCGAAAAGATGATAAAGGTCATCCAGGAGAATAAGGATTACCTGGGAACTGTGGACGGCGCCATCGGCGACGGGGATCACGGGATTAACATGAACAAAGGTTTTACGATCTGTGCAGAAAGGATCGCAGGCCAGGACTGCACCTTCTCCGAGGCGCTGGTCACGCTGGGCGACGTGCTGCTTTCGGAGATCGGCGGTTCGATGGGCCCGATTTATGGTACCCTGTTCATTGAAATGGGCGAGACATCGCAGGACAAAGAAGAAATCGACAGCGCACTGTTCCTGGAAATGGTGAAAAACGCGGTGGAGGGCTTAAGCGCGCTGGTTGACGCACGCATTGGCGACAAAACGCTGATGGATGTCATGCTGCCGGCGGAAGCTGCGCTTGAAAAGGCAGTGGCCGAAGGCAAGCCCTTTGACGCTGCGCTTGACGATTTTGCCGCCGCGGCAGAAAGCGGACGCGACAGTACCAAGGATATGGTCGCAAAATTCGGCCGCGCAAGCCGTTTAGGGGAGCGCTCGCGCGGCGTGCTGGACGCTGGCTCGGTATCGTGCGCACTGCTCTTAAGGAGCATGAGCGACGCCATCCAGGCGATGTAG
- the hxlB gene encoding 6-phospho-3-hexuloisomerase, giving the protein MDFHELGSKIIEEYKDVFSRIDDRMIDAFIHEITTHERLFFIGVGREGMMTRAFAMRMTHMGKEVHWIWDDTTPGIGEGDLLVATIGSGEIGHIRYVCERAKEHGARIVIITGSPSGNAVKLADFVLFIPGQVYGGTDDVAPSVQPMGNLFEQSLLIVLDMICIKMVDENPDITYEKMEKRHRNVE; this is encoded by the coding sequence ATGGATTTTCATGAATTGGGCTCAAAGATAATCGAAGAATACAAGGACGTTTTTTCAAGGATCGACGACCGGATGATCGATGCGTTCATCCATGAGATCACGACGCATGAGCGCTTGTTCTTTATCGGCGTAGGGCGCGAAGGCATGATGACGCGCGCCTTTGCCATGCGTATGACGCACATGGGCAAGGAGGTCCACTGGATCTGGGACGATACGACGCCGGGGATCGGCGAGGGCGACCTGCTGGTCGCGACGATCGGAAGCGGTGAGATCGGGCATATCCGCTATGTATGCGAGCGTGCCAAAGAGCACGGCGCAAGGATCGTGATCATTACGGGCTCGCCCAGCGGCAACGCTGTGAAGCTTGCGGATTTTGTACTCTTTATACCGGGACAGGTATATGGTGGGACGGACGACGTGGCGCCGTCCGTCCAGCCAATGGGGAATCTGTTTGAACAGAGCCTGCTCATCGTCCTGGATATGATCTGCATCAAAATGGTGGACGAAAATCCGGATATCACCTATGAGAAAATGGAAAAACGGCACAGAAACGTAGAATGA
- a CDS encoding dihydroxyacetone kinase subunit DhaK: protein MQRIVKDADRMVEDMLEGYLKANASAVEATDDPRVIKSTCQYKSGKVGVVTGGGSGHEPAFLGYVGKNMLDAVAVGEIFSSPTAKAFLNAIKAADQGNGVACLYGNYAGDNMNVKMAVRMAQKEGITVKTVVANDDVASAPKDEQQKRRGVAGEILMWKCGGAMAAKGGDLDEVIRAAQKAIDNTKSIGIGLTSCTIPAVGHPNFTIEDGMMELGIGHHGEAGVDVAPVETADKIAQRMWGTISKEEFFQAGDEAVVLVSGLGATPVMEQYILFNEVAGLIEKDGIRIHHSYVGNLFTSLEMMGATLTVMKLDDELRELMDMEASCSGLVRL, encoded by the coding sequence ATGCAAAGAATTGTGAAAGATGCGGACAGAATGGTCGAGGATATGCTGGAAGGCTATCTCAAAGCGAACGCTTCCGCGGTAGAAGCGACGGACGACCCCCGCGTGATTAAATCCACCTGCCAGTATAAAAGCGGCAAGGTCGGCGTGGTAACGGGCGGCGGCAGCGGCCACGAGCCTGCGTTCCTCGGATATGTAGGAAAAAATATGCTGGATGCGGTCGCGGTAGGGGAAATTTTTTCTTCCCCCACGGCTAAGGCGTTCTTAAACGCGATCAAGGCGGCGGATCAGGGTAACGGCGTTGCCTGCCTGTATGGGAACTATGCCGGCGACAATATGAACGTGAAGATGGCTGTCAGGATGGCGCAAAAAGAAGGCATCACAGTAAAAACAGTGGTGGCGAACGACGATGTGGCATCCGCACCCAAGGACGAACAGCAAAAAAGAAGGGGAGTCGCGGGCGAGATCCTGATGTGGAAATGCGGCGGCGCGATGGCGGCGAAAGGCGGGGATCTTGACGAAGTCATCCGCGCGGCGCAAAAAGCGATCGATAACACCAAAAGTATTGGCATCGGCCTTACATCCTGCACGATTCCCGCGGTCGGACATCCGAATTTTACGATCGAGGATGGTATGATGGAGCTGGGTATCGGGCATCACGGGGAAGCAGGCGTGGACGTAGCGCCTGTGGAAACCGCGGATAAGATCGCGCAACGCATGTGGGGAACCATCTCCAAGGAAGAATTCTTCCAGGCGGGCGACGAAGCCGTCGTATTGGTATCGGGACTGGGCGCAACGCCTGTTATGGAGCAGTATATCCTCTTTAACGAAGTCGCGGGACTGATCGAAAAAGACGGGATCAGGATCCATCACAGTTATGTGGGAAACCTATTCACTTCGCTTGAAATGATGGGAGCCACGCTTACGGTGATGAAGCTTGACGACGAGCTTCGGGAACTGATGGATATGGAAGCTTCGTGCAGCGGACTTGTGCGTTTGTAA
- a CDS encoding DUF2142 domain-containing protein, with translation MKNTVKKCIAAVVAAFILALLMEVAIQHTNPPLFQYQFDGQVQNEFSLGDTELRDYTVEGNLITPTSGDPQILVRFADQTQASGVASVRLRFDVPLNDWGYIQFYFPDKDGLYSQSGSKTEYVQQGATELIADIPHLQYPELRIDINQSVALNSIQFSDSPATRLIQPEVWNFARMFGIFAVLAIIIFLLLYFNVFIKMKNFFCSIGRAIAKDPKRSCKLLGIAAAIIIILCFILYALLCATHKTPHPVYFAAVAVFGFVISIFVIFFRHSGKKPEFFFLAVFLAAAFLIAVFVPTSQALVVWDDETHYAKILNLSYFGEDTRMTAADSAFITRVYSSEFNLDNQAVVDQALDDMFHKGASYTDSTPKLSFEKLAYLPGAIGLFLGRMFNFSFHNILVLGRIASLVLFALLCFLGIRKLKTGKMILIVLALLPTNVFLASNFSYDTWVTGFTILGLAWFFSEVQQPNKILSIRDWIIMLAAMAVGMAPKAIYFPLILLLFFMPKSKFTSRRTLLIYRLSVIATTLFVLATFLMPMLINGAGVGDTRGGSDVNSSGQIAYILNNPFEFGKMMIKYIPTYLSMGNAQNYVTSFAYLGGGYFYGILIVLLWLVSFTDRNEYDRFTTTVSHKIRTLLIALITVVCVASALYIAFTPVGFDTVNGCQARYLMPVIFPVLYVIGSHRIVNNINRNVYNTAVFTISGLILFFNIAYMVFGRYWLHNS, from the coding sequence CGCATTTATTCTCGCTTTGCTCATGGAGGTGGCAATACAGCACACCAATCCGCCCTTGTTTCAATATCAATTTGACGGGCAGGTCCAAAATGAATTTTCCTTGGGTGATACTGAATTAAGGGATTACACGGTTGAGGGCAATTTGATTACTCCCACCAGCGGCGACCCGCAAATACTGGTGCGTTTTGCCGACCAAACCCAGGCGTCCGGCGTCGCTTCTGTCCGTCTTCGGTTCGACGTTCCTCTGAACGATTGGGGTTACATACAATTCTATTTTCCTGATAAAGACGGCCTTTACAGCCAGAGTGGTTCCAAAACGGAATATGTACAACAGGGTGCTACCGAACTGATTGCGGATATCCCCCATCTGCAATATCCCGAACTTCGTATTGATATCAATCAGTCCGTTGCTTTAAACAGCATCCAGTTTTCAGACAGCCCCGCTACGCGTCTCATCCAGCCTGAAGTGTGGAATTTTGCACGTATGTTTGGTATATTTGCTGTTCTTGCTATCATTATTTTCTTGCTGCTGTATTTTAACGTATTCATTAAAATGAAAAATTTCTTTTGCAGCATTGGCAGGGCCATTGCCAAAGATCCGAAACGTTCTTGCAAACTTTTGGGGATTGCTGCAGCGATCATTATTATTTTATGTTTCATTTTGTACGCTCTGTTATGCGCAACCCATAAGACGCCGCATCCTGTTTATTTTGCAGCAGTAGCTGTTTTTGGTTTTGTAATATCAATATTTGTCATATTTTTCCGTCACTCCGGCAAAAAACCGGAATTCTTTTTTCTTGCGGTATTTCTTGCGGCGGCATTCTTAATTGCCGTCTTTGTTCCTACCTCCCAGGCCCTTGTCGTATGGGATGATGAAACGCATTATGCCAAAATCCTGAATCTCTCCTATTTTGGTGAGGATACCCGTATGACTGCCGCCGATTCGGCGTTTATCACACGGGTCTATTCGTCCGAATTTAATCTTGATAATCAAGCGGTTGTCGATCAGGCGTTAGACGATATGTTCCACAAAGGGGCTTCTTATACAGATTCCACCCCCAAGCTTTCCTTTGAAAAGCTTGCTTACTTGCCCGGAGCAATCGGCTTGTTTTTGGGACGGATGTTCAATTTTTCATTCCATAACATTTTAGTACTCGGCCGCATTGCCAGTCTTGTTTTATTCGCGTTGCTTTGCTTCCTTGGAATACGAAAACTCAAAACAGGTAAAATGATTCTAATCGTATTGGCATTACTGCCCACGAATGTTTTTCTTGCTTCTAACTTTAGTTATGATACGTGGGTTACCGGGTTTACGATTCTTGGCCTTGCATGGTTTTTCAGCGAAGTACAGCAACCAAATAAAATCCTTTCTATTCGCGACTGGATTATTATGCTTGCAGCAATGGCCGTCGGCATGGCTCCAAAGGCCATTTACTTCCCTCTTATTTTACTGCTGTTCTTTATGCCAAAATCAAAATTTACTTCCAGGCGAACGCTTTTAATCTACCGTCTTAGCGTCATAGCGACTACCCTTTTTGTATTGGCTACTTTCCTCATGCCGATGCTTATCAACGGTGCAGGCGTTGGCGATACGCGCGGCGGCAGCGATGTCAATTCATCCGGGCAGATCGCATACATCCTCAACAATCCGTTTGAATTTGGCAAAATGATGATAAAATATATTCCTACCTATTTATCTATGGGCAATGCACAGAACTATGTGACATCTTTTGCTTATCTGGGGGGTGGTTATTTTTACGGAATTCTGATTGTACTCTTGTGGCTTGTTTCGTTCACGGATCGTAATGAATATGATCGTTTTACAACGACCGTTTCCCATAAAATCCGTACATTGCTGATAGCTTTGATTACGGTTGTATGTGTGGCTTCCGCCCTGTATATCGCTTTTACGCCGGTTGGTTTTGATACGGTTAACGGATGTCAGGCCCGCTATTTGATGCCGGTCATCTTTCCCGTGCTTTATGTAATTGGTTCCCATCGTATTGTCAATAATATTAATCGCAATGTTTATAATACTGCGGTCTTTACCATAAGCGGCCTTATATTGTTTTTCAATATTGCATATATGGTGTTTGGCAGATACTGGCTCCATAATAGTTAA
- a CDS encoding sugar ABC transporter ATP-binding protein codes for MDNKVLVAEHISKSYVGVQALDDVSVTIKQGEVKCLAGENGSGKSTFVKIIAGIEPADSGDIYINGEKQVKPNAISAINAGVQVIYQDLSLFSNMTVAENIALNKMIKEKKSLIDKNEIRRIAKESLKKIGVTMDLDAKVQTVSIASRQIIAICRALALDAKILFMDEPTTALTKSEIEKLLEIVNTLREKGLAIVFISHKLDEVMSVADSITVFRDGKQVADIEKNDIDRMKLIYYMTGREIEYSRYSRSNTETDNLLELRDLSKSKQYADINLSVRPGDIMGLTGLLGSGRTELALSIFGLNPCDAGKIYFNGKEVKIKSPVDAVKMGIALLPEDRSTQGLLLDKDLTDNVSSAVFGKVTNKLGILHEGRRLELADKSIKRFKVKIPNAQTKIKTLSGGNQQKVVLGKWVATEPKLFILDSPTVGVDIGSKSEIYEQIQQLAHEGLAIILISDEIEEIVANCNRVSVMFEGSIVKEFDDEEMKDDQIETKIMDVINSLHLQNKSGESEAV; via the coding sequence GTGGATAATAAAGTTTTGGTGGCGGAGCACATCAGTAAAAGCTATGTCGGCGTACAGGCGCTCGACGATGTCAGCGTTACCATAAAACAGGGTGAAGTGAAATGTTTGGCCGGAGAAAACGGAAGCGGGAAATCGACTTTCGTTAAGATCATTGCAGGGATCGAACCGGCAGATAGTGGAGATATTTATATCAACGGCGAAAAACAGGTGAAGCCGAATGCCATCAGCGCGATCAATGCCGGCGTACAAGTCATTTATCAGGATTTATCGCTGTTTTCCAATATGACAGTGGCGGAGAATATCGCGCTCAATAAAATGATCAAGGAAAAAAAGAGCCTGATCGATAAGAACGAGATCAGGAGAATCGCCAAAGAGTCGCTGAAAAAGATCGGCGTTACGATGGATCTTGACGCAAAAGTGCAGACGGTTTCCATTGCAAGCAGGCAGATCATCGCGATTTGCCGCGCGCTTGCCCTTGACGCTAAGATCCTTTTTATGGACGAGCCGACAACGGCGCTTACGAAATCTGAAATTGAAAAATTACTTGAAATTGTAAATACACTCCGGGAAAAAGGGCTGGCGATCGTATTCATCAGCCATAAACTCGACGAAGTGATGTCGGTCGCGGATTCCATCACCGTTTTCCGAGACGGGAAACAGGTCGCGGATATTGAAAAGAACGACATCGACCGCATGAAGCTCATCTATTATATGACCGGGCGCGAGATCGAATATTCGCGCTATTCGCGCAGCAACACGGAAACGGATAACCTGCTTGAACTCAGGGATCTCTCCAAATCCAAGCAATATGCGGATATCAACCTTTCCGTACGTCCGGGCGATATCATGGGGCTCACCGGCCTTCTCGGTTCGGGCAGGACAGAGCTTGCACTCTCCATCTTCGGGCTCAATCCGTGCGACGCGGGGAAGATTTATTTCAATGGAAAAGAAGTGAAGATCAAAAGCCCGGTGGACGCAGTCAAAATGGGCATCGCGTTATTGCCGGAAGACCGGAGCACGCAAGGATTGCTGCTCGACAAGGACCTGACGGACAATGTATCCTCCGCGGTATTCGGCAAAGTTACCAACAAGCTGGGGATATTGCACGAAGGACGCAGGCTGGAGCTCGCGGACAAATCCATCAAGCGCTTCAAGGTCAAAATACCCAACGCGCAGACCAAGATCAAAACGTTGTCCGGCGGGAACCAACAGAAGGTCGTACTTGGAAAATGGGTGGCGACGGAACCGAAGCTGTTTATTCTGGACAGCCCGACGGTAGGCGTGGATATCGGTTCCAAGTCGGAGATTTACGAACAGATCCAGCAGCTGGCGCACGAAGGACTTGCAATTATCCTGATTTCCGACGAGATCGAGGAGATCGTGGCGAACTGCAACCGCGTGTCGGTGATGTTTGAAGGATCGATCGTCAAGGAATTCGACGATGAGGAAATGAAGGACGACCAGATCGAGACAAAGATCATGGACGTTATCAACAGTCTTCATCTGCAAAACAAGAGTGGGGAGAGTGAAGCGGTATGA